From a single Eleginops maclovinus isolate JMC-PN-2008 ecotype Puerto Natales chromosome 20, JC_Emac_rtc_rv5, whole genome shotgun sequence genomic region:
- the thumpd3 gene encoding THUMP domain-containing protein 3 has protein sequence MSSQEDRDAEPGSCTSASSSENDALPTGDIITVTIGATVPTGFEHTAAEEVKEKIGVDAEISKDRGRIYFPITSDKLYQVHQLKSVDNLFVVVEEYDHYPFKESKEETLMEMQQLAPNLPWTNALEIWKLNRTLKKKKGFRKGGNGTKVKPTNGEATDANVADTEQQELPQVESAAESLTKLEITANTANSTQDSEEAEPKTKVIKFRVTCSRAGDKHSFTSNDAARDFGGAVQEFFQWKADMTKFDIEVLVNIHKEEMVIGIALTEESLHRRNISHFGPTTLRSTLCYGMLRLCSPQASDIILDPMCGTGAIPLEGAIEFNSSFYIAGDNNDMAVNRTVNNICHIQKRRAAKGSASGLPIDTVQWDLCNLPIRTGSVDIIITDMPFGKRMGSRKKNWDLYPSCLREMARVCTLGSGKAALLTQDKKCFSQAISRMGGLWKRLHTVWVNVGGLHAAVYLLKRTTGVFGQTPEDVYESRGTVKAQGEEKGDKDLS, from the exons ATGTCCTCCCAGGAAGATAGGGATGCAGAGCCGGGCTCTTGCACATCCGCTTCCTCCTCCGAAAATGATGCCCTCCCAACTGGggacatcatcactgtcaccattGGAGCAACAGTGCCTACAGGGTTTGAGCACACTGCTGCAGAAGAAGTCAAGGAAAAAATTGGGGTTGATGCAGAAATCAGCAAAGATCGTGGTCGCATATACTTTCCAATAACGTCTGACAAGCTTTACCAG GTCCATCAATTGAAGTCCGTGGACAACCTGTTTGTTGTGGTTGAGGAATATGATCATTACCCGTTCAAAGAAtcaaag GAGGAGACATTGATGGAGATGCAGCAGCTTGCCCCCAATCTCCCCTGGACTAATGCTTTAGAGATTTGGAAACTCAATCGCaccctaaaaaagaaaaaaggcttcAGAAAAGGTGGAAATGGCACCAAAGTTAAACCTACTAATGGTGAGGCCACAGATGCAAACGTCGCTGACACTGAGCAGCAAGAACTACCTCAGGTGGAGTCCGCTGCTGAAAGCCTGACGAAGTTAGAGATCACTGCTAACACGGCCAACAGCACGCAGGACTCGGAGGAGGCAGAACCCAAGACCAAAGTCATCAAGTTTCGTGTGACGTGCAGCAGGGCTGGtgacaaacacagctttacCTCTAATGATGCAGCCAGAGACTTTGGCGGGGCCGTGCAAGAATTCTTCCAGTGGAAAGCAGACATGACAAAGTTTGACATCGAG GTGTTAGTAAACATACACAAGGAAGAGATGGTGATCGGCATCGCACTCACAGAAGAGAGTCTTCACAGGAGAAACATCAGCCACTTTGGACCCACTACTCTGCGCTCTACCTTATGCTATGGCATGCTCAG GCTGTGTAGTCCTCAGGCATCCGATATAATACTGGATCCAATGTGCGGGACAGGAGCTATACCATTGGAG GGGGCCATTGAATTTAACAGCTCTTTCTACATCGCCGGTGACAACAATGACATGGCAGTAAATCGCACAGTCAATAATATATGTCACATCCAGAAACGGAGGGCAGCTAAGGGCAG TGCATCTGGATTGCCCATTGACACAGTGCAATGGGATCTGTGCAACTTACCCATAAGGACCGGCTCTGTTGACATCATCATCACCGACATGCCCTTTGGGAAGAG AATGGGCTCTAGGAAGAAGAACTGGGACCTGTACCCCTCTTGTCTGAGAGAAATGGCCCGTGTTTGCACACTGGGTTCAGGAAAGGCTGCCCTGTTGACACAGGACAAGAAATGCTTTTCACAG GCTATCTCGAGGATGGGAGGACTGTGGAAGAGGCTGCACACTGTTTGGGTCAATGTCGGGGGTTTACATGCTGCAGTCTACCTCCTCAAGCGGACCACTGGCGTGTTTGGCCAAACTCCGGAAGATGTCTATGAATCACGAGGAACGGTTAAAGCACAGGGGGAAGAGAAGGGGGATAAAGATCTCTCCTAA
- the LOC134883012 gene encoding prostacyclin synthase-like, with product MIWTIFLLFQAVLLYFLLTHRSRSKNDPPLDKGVIPWLGHALEFGKDASKFLDRMKQKHGDIFTVRAAGRYVTVLLDPHSYDTVINDSESLDFTRYAQVLMERIFNLRLPHHQPANVSAIMKKHFTGVNLAALNSTMSRHLQASLKTEMPQNQKDWKEQGLFNLSYSLLFKAGYLSLFGGEQNNNSTDPSSIYEEYKKFDGLLTKMARGTLKPEEKRTAQSVRQRLWEFLAPAGLTQDSESSPWLHAYRTLLQEHGANEETQKKAVLMQLWATQGNVGPAAFWLLGYLLTNPEALTAVKKEFSGISPMETSETSLLDRPVNTPVFDSVLEETLRLTAAPFITREVVHEKTLHMADGQQYLLRKGDRVCLFPFNSPQMDPEIHHEPQKYKYDRFLNKDGSVKRDFYKGGRRLKYYTMPWGAGINGCVGKKFAINTIRQFVYMVLTNYDLELSDPNSQLPEVNANRYGFGMLQPERDLLVRYRPRNSH from the exons ATGATCTGGACcatatttctgcttttccaAGCTGTCCTGCTTTATTTCCTTCTCACACATAGATCGAG ATCCAAGAACGATCCACCTCTAGACAAAGGAGTTATTCCCTGGTTAGGCCATGCACTTGAGTTTGGAAAAGATGCTTCCAAATTCTTGGACCGAATGAAGCAGAAACATGGCGACATTTTCACA GTGCGTGCTGCTGGACGTTATGTGACGGTGCTGCTGGATCCGCACTCCTACGACACGGTCATCAATGACTCAGAATCCCTGGACTTTACTCGCTATGCACAGGTTCTCATGGAGAGGATTTTTAACCTGCGGCTCCCTCATCACCAGCCAGCTAATGTTTCAGCCATAATGAAAAA GCACTTCACAGGAGTGAATTTGGCTGCGCTGAACAGCACCATGAGCAGACACCTGCAGGCCTCCCTGAAAACTGAGATGCCTCAGAACCAGAAAGACTGGAAAGAGCAGGGACTGTTCAACCTTTCTTACAGCCTACTTTTCAA GGCGGGGTACCTGTCGCTGTTCGGAGGagaacagaacaacaacagcacaGATCCCTCCAGCATCTATGAGGAGTACAAGAAGTTTGATGGCCTCTTGACTAAAATGGCGAGAGGCACACTGAAGCCAG aggagaagaggacGGCCCAGAGTGTGCGACAGAGACTGTGGGAGTTCCTGGCTCCAGCAGGTCTGACTCAGGACTCAGAGTCAAGCCCTTGGCTCCACGCCTACAGGACGCTCCTGCAGGAGCATGGGGCCAATGAGGAGACACAAAAGAAAGCTGTGCTGATGCAACTGTGGGCCACACAG ggtAATGTTGGTCCTGCTGCATTTTGGCTGTTGGGCTACTTATTGACAAACCCTGAAGCCCTGACAGCAGTGAAGAAGGAGTTCAGTGGTATCTCACCGATGGAAACCTCAGAGACCTCATTACTGGACAGACCTGTGAACACTCCTGTGTTTG ATAGCGTCTTGGAAGAGACCCTTAGACTCACTGCTGCCCCCTTcatcaccagagaggtagtGCATGAAAAAACCCTCCACATGGCTGATGGCCAACAGTACCTGCTGAGGAAAGGAGACAGGGTGTGTTTGTTCCCCTTCAACAGTCCTCAGATGGACCCAGAGATTCACCACGAGCCACAG AAATACAAGTACGATCGCTTCCTGAATAAAGATGGCTCAGTGAAGAGAGATTTTTATAAAGGAGGGAGAAGGTTGAAATATTACACCATGCCATGGGGTGCAGGGATCAATGGCTGTGTGGGAAAGAAGTTTGCCATCAATACCATCAGACA GTTTGTTTACATGGTGTTGACAAACTATGATTTGGAGCTGTCTGACCCAAATTCTCAGCTGCCGGAGGTAAACGCCAATCGTTATGGATTTGGGATGCTTCAACCAGAAAGGGACTTGCTTGTCCGATACAGACCTAGAAATTCACACTAG